The following coding sequences are from one Nasonia vitripennis strain AsymCx chromosome 1 unlocalized genomic scaffold, Nvit_psr_1.1 chr1_random0004, whole genome shotgun sequence window:
- the LOC116418366 gene encoding uncharacterized protein LOC116418366, whose translation MSTKGMNHWIEDRNQSRDHGPRKPNQDTRTKHYRDEHLEQITRSTNEVPHHGNWEYTTAGTTEANEPTTVGNTEHNKTTKPLIRAAADERATILNKLGQTRGDTPELPDNKEAINLGQTTQINELQYQNESEPPYRLLQVSFVKSVLDSWKSAIPGGEKLKENNLICEKHFNNEDVVKEFVQIFPDGTKQTLQRKKAALRKGAVPCIFPDRLQLAEVADTIADHVQRNSQQQIAPCEYSSENARSIDEANKKMLKARRSISDINSLVSCKRKAHQLETDEGTSRNGREIDEIQCATVSSRESQSLVNAENEETESTTVSLRENHFVEICNSLMHNAQSVTLPGNWIPQVICTGVKCIMFAEWKENCSALLHESEQ comes from the exons ATGTCAACTAAGGGCATGAACCACTGGATCGAAGATCGGAACCAGAGTAGAGATCACGGCCCGCGCAAACCGAACCAGGACACCAGAACAAAGCACTACAGAGACGAACATCTCGAACAG ATAACACGTTCAACCAACGAAGTACCTCACCACGGTAATTGGGAATATACCACGGCAGGCACAACAGAGGCCAACGAACCAACAACGGTCGGCAACACAGAGCACAACAAAACAACCAAGCCACTGATACGCGCGGCGGCAGATGAAAGGGCAACGATCCTGAATAAACTAGGTCAAACAAGGGGAGACACCCCAGAGCTACCGGACAATAAGGAGGCCATTAATCTCGGACAAACGACCCAAATAA ACGAGCTACAGTACCAGAACGAGAGCGAACCACCCTATCGGTTACTACAAGTCAGCTTCGTCAAG AGCGTATTGGATTCATGGAAAAGTGCGATTCCTGGAGGCGAGAAACTGAAAGAGAATAATCTCATTTGCGAAAAGCACTTTAATAATGAAGATGTCGTTAAGGAATTCGTGCAAATCTTTCCGGATGGCACAAAACAAACTCtccagagaaaaaaagcggcACTGAGAAAAGGAGCTGTGCCTTGCATTTTTCCTGACAGGCTACAACTTGCGGAGGTTGCAGACACAATTGCAGATCACGTACAGCGTAATTCACAACAACAAATCG CACCTTGCGAGTATTCGTCGGAAAATGCACGGAGTATCGATGAGGCGAATAAAAAGATGTTAAAAGCAAGGCGAAGTATCTCTGATATCAATTCGCTCGTAAGCTGTAAGAGGAAAGCACACCAACTCGAAACTGATGAAGGTACATCGCGGAATGGTCGTGAGATTGACGAGATCCAATGTGCAACAGTTTCTTCACGAGAAAGCCAATCATTGGTGAATGCTGAAAACGAAGAGACAGAATCAACAACAGTTTCTTTGCGAGAAAATCATTTTGTAGAAATCTGTAATTCGTTAATGCACAACGCTCAGTCAGTCACATTACCTGGTAATTGGATTCCACAAGTTATTTGCACTGGAGTAAAATGCATTATGTTTGCCGAATGGAAAGAAAATTGCAGTGCACTTTTGCACGAGAGCGAGCAGTAA